A genomic region of Dreissena polymorpha isolate Duluth1 chromosome 4, UMN_Dpol_1.0, whole genome shotgun sequence contains the following coding sequences:
- the LOC127876358 gene encoding armadillo repeat-containing protein 7-like codes for MFSSKSYLERKTGPYGVGRLSYLQSLVNEYQNTDDDDAKTQIIGNLANFAYDPINYEYMKALNVLDLFLDGLEDPDDKIVEFAISGICNACNYPVNKKHIIDNGGVKMVINCLSRPSEDTVLSAITSLIYLICPETKTEIVSLPVVECMLRLSKAKNPKLKNLATIFIEDHCDPSVVVEAQKIQQRHFHIPSTVSS; via the coding sequence ATGTTTAGCAGTAAGAGCTACCTGGAAAGGAAGACAGGCCCGTATGGTGTAGGCCGACTTAGTTATCTCCAGTCGCTTGTCAATGAGTATCAGAACACAGACGATGATGACGCGAAGACCCAGATAATAGGGAACCTGGCAAACTTTGCTTATGATCCAATCAACTATGAATATATGAAGGCACTGAACGTACTGGATCTGTTCCTTGATGGTTTGGAAGACCCAGATGATAAAATAGTGGAATTTGCTATTAGTGGCATATGTAATGCATGTAACTATCCTGTCAATAAGAAACACATAATTGACAACGGCGGTGTGAAGATGGTTATAAACTGCCTGTCCAGGCCGTCAGAAGACACCGTGCTTTCAGCCATTACTTCATTGATATACTTGATTTGTCCAGAGACGAAGACAGAAATAGTAAGTCTTCCTGTGGTAGAATGTATGCTGAGACTTTCAAAGGCCAAAAATCCCAAACTCAAAAACCTTGCAACAATTTTTATCGAGGATCATTGTGACCCTAGTGTTGTGGTAGAAGCGCAGAAGATTCAACAAAGACACTTTCATATTCCTTCAACTGTGTCATCATGA